GCTATTGGCTAAATTTTACCAGGTTACTTAATAATTATGTTTTCATAATATTGAAAAAGCATATGTGCCTATAGTTTCACATGGGAATGTGATGAATTCATAATTTTATATGTTAACAACTACATCATGAAATTGGCTTTAACTTCACTAAAAATGCTGCCATCGCCATTCTGTTATCTCATTACTGACCCAGTGACTTTTTAAAGGACCTTGGATCTTCGTTAGTATAATTTCCTACAGCTTCACTCCAATGACAAGCAGAAGCACACTACCACTGATAATCCACAGTTCAACATTAGGTTTATATGTTTGCTCATGTATTACAGCTGTATGTGAAGCTTCTGACTATGaatcacatccatccatcttctgctgctttatccaacttTTGCAGAGGCCTCGAGactccaaaataaaagtaccACAAGTCAATAACTTCTTGATCAATACTTCACCACCCTACAATTTCTCCGAGTCGCTATACTGGATATAATTTCATTTTGATGATGATAACTTGCTCAAATCAGAGGTCAGTCTGAGCTTGTTGCTTAGCTGCAACTTGGTGATTGTGTTgtactgttttcttttcctcataTCATATTTAACTCATGTCTAATAtcagatgtgtttttgtcttgtatTTGATGCAGAGCATGTGTTTCAAAGGTAAGTTTTCAGTGGTTTACCCACCTCTTCCCGTGGGATCACCGCTCCCTCACGTCAAAGCCTTTGTGAGTCCTCAGAGCCTGTCTGAAATCTGACGCTCAATAATCCAGGTCGACTCGACCATTTATTGTCTAAAAGTGGGGCATTATAGTTCTCCTAACCAGATGCATTTATCCAGTGCTGCATCTGCCTTTCAACtatgctgaaaagaaaaaaacactttacttctctgcagctcagaggcTATGCCCTTGGTAGTTTGAGACAgttgcttctgctgctgtttattgGAACCATATTTACTGGTAAGCATTTtaccttaaaaacaaaaagtaaaggtAGTTTGAACCTGTTTGTTGGATAGGACGTCACATTGTCTTGTAATGATACAAAGATGTCCATTTTAAGATAAGTGTTCagtaaatgtgatttattttgtcattctgCACAGTGATTGTGGGTCAGACCAGGAAATGCCTCGATGTGTTGGACCTTGTATGTGTTCTCAGTTACCAAAAACTCAAATGTGTATTATTCTGCACTatcagatgtatttttttttactgagacTGTTGAAGCTCTCTTCCATTATTTGTTGAGGTAGGGCTTTTTGAAGTTGTTTTAAGATACTAATTGTTGACAATTAACCATTTACAGCAGGTTACTTTTTGACAAAAGCACATGTCTTATAAAACGACTTTGTAGACTTTTAGCTTTAACTTAACAAAAAAACACGTCTAGCCAACATGTGAATTTTGACTGTCTTGGCCTTTTTTCATGGAAATTGTTAGTATTAATTATAAAATTCATGCTCATTGGCATTTTGTAATTCTCtgtgacacacaaaaaagtttcatttactGCATATACTATACACACAATGCTCAAATATATACCAAAAACATGATGCTCAGATCTACATGAACAAAAAGTGAGGAAATTAGTGTTTAGTAGATTATTTGTTTGTTGGaataattcatctgggaaataCATCTTATACTATTGGAACGTGTCGTTAATTCATTTTTGATATGTGACATTTGTAAGAAGCATGTTTTTCTAGGATGAGCAGCAACAAGCACCTGATGGGCACAATTTTCAACTCAATCTATAGAAATGAGTCACATTCTGCCAAAAACACTTCAGTTGTAAGATTATATGGTTGAGAAGATACTTTGTTGATTTCTGCACCATAATCATTTGGCAGAGGGAGCTTGATGGTGTGAGGCAGTATCTCccttcattaaaaaacatgGGTTGTTATCATGCCAGTCTCACACAAGACATTGATATGCTCCAGCATTGTAACACATTtgaaactagaatttggcactcagagagcacagacctccgccacagctcaaatcagtcaccaacaacaataaaaaattcctggatccagacagtgatctggatcatcaccaaaatttaatggattctaagttagcccaaggcCCACCTTTCcataaagtttcattgcaatccgtccataactttttccgtaatgttgctaacaaaccaaccaaccaacaaaccaacgtgattacataacctccttggcgaaGGTAACTACTGTTTTGTGAAACTGCTACTTCTTTTCCAAGTCTCTCACTCTGTCAcagctggggaaaaaaactgtgaaGCTATATAATAAATGAATAGCATTTAATTTAGTGAATATTTTCACAACAGTGATATTATGTCCACAGTTGTAAAACAAGGAGAGATGTGGGACCAAGCTGTCCTGCACAGTCCTGATGTGCCTTTTGCTGTCAAACTGGTCTGTCCTCTCTAAAATCAAAGTTGTAACTCAGAtaataaaatgattttctttttctcaagtgaaataaatatatgcaacacaaacacagaaacagtacATATTATACTTCTTATTCTATGCACTGACTGGCATTGAaagctgtagcggagccagagtgggggcaagggggcggtcgccccagggcccacaaggtcatagggccccgtttcatgtgatgtgttcacatttactcgtaaataaattattataataaaatgtgcagtgtgtgcgagaaggtatatgcatatgattgtgggctccaatttgagatttcttacattacgactgtccatgaatgcatcagagctgtaagccagcgctgattggctgtgcggcattaacgaggtttttcttttgcacttgatctgaactctttggaggaaagttaaacagtatgctaaacactatgctagccgctagcggtactacccaaaacctaacatcggagccactggtgagtcagtgaaaccttcaaaaatattatctttatcagaatgctgtggtcttaaacacctgcctattttaatgtgccttgtgttgctctcaactataagagaccaccgagtctatttttttctaatatacttgaattccaaaagatatagatagctgtgtctatatctatctgaatagattgtgtaattttagaccagctgtgttcattttatatttaagctgtatcaaagatggtataGATTTCGCccgtgagtttttaatctgaattttcagcaccatggacagcggacgctcggagattgacagctgtcaggctgcatttgtgtgtgtgtgtgaagtttgtgaactggtttgtgactttattctgctttctgaggcatataggtttgcttggctcaataaaagtgagcattagtgtgttgtttgatggtagcatgaggtattgtttgaatggtaaaattactatcgtaagggcctgtcgagaatgctccgccccctctgtactgagacccacgctgcGCCTCTGATTGAAAGGTTATCGAATCAATAGGATTGTCCTGTCATTCTGTTCTAGTTCAAATGGGCTGAGATTGCTCCATTTCAATACAGTCCAAGcccagaaaaaaatgtatcaatgaaatggaggaaaaaaaaactcgttTAGTTTTTGTTCATTCGACCCTAACCATCAGGGTCAGTACTTAGAGGTAAACAGAGCTTTCAGTCAAAAGATTAGGTTTTCACACCCATAGAATTTTCAtctattgttaaaaaaaaaacacctttattGTCCATCCACATCACAAACAGTTGAAGTCCAGTCGCCCCATGTTTTAATAACGTATTActgactgtaaaaacaaaactaaacaaaacaaaataaaacaaacaagcaaaaaaaaaacataacattgaGAGCAAGAACTCATTTCAGTAATTTCCGCTGCAAATTAAGTTGTTTCATTTAACCAAGCTCTTTCAATTAAGACTCCAAACATGGGTTGAGGTTAAACTGAGGGTGTTTTCCTTAAAATTGGCAATAAAGTCAGCCGACTGTAATGTTATGATACGAAAAGTTTTAGTGTTGTACCACACAGTAGTGTAGCGTAAACCAGGTAAAATTGTGCGAGTAGAGAACACTGGTTTGGGCTTTGAGCACTCCTATcagcagtttgcatgttgttccaGTGTGTGAGGGAGGATCTGTCTTTTGCCTATAATCTGGGATTTGGGATAGTTGAGAAAAGTGTGTCCTTTAAAATCTTCAATGTGATTCATCCTCTGTTTTAGGATCTGTAAATGAGCTTTACATTGATAGTAAAGCTTTACAGTAAGACAATTTCACTTCAACAATTCAAACATGGGTTCATTGTGAAGACATCAGGTACCTGTGGCAATTACACTAGTGTGAGTTAATTTTAAGAAGAGACCATTGCTTTGAAATTGGAAACTGCTGAACTTTTTGAACATCACTTGCTTTACTCAGAataagcttttttgtttttgttttttgacatctCTATATTTCAGAAAGAAACCAGTTTTACATGATAGTTTCCATAACAGGTACATTGACAAAACTTATAATGCCAGAAAATGCCAGTTTAAGATGGACATTTGTGGGGGTTTGCATAGAATGATACAAATTATTTTAATTGATGAACTAATAAATGTTTTTTGGAAAGGAAACTCAAGAAACAAAGTGGCCAGGCATTGGTTGGAGTTCAAAAGTGATGGGACATTAAATCTGTGAAAAGTGTGAATTTTGTTGAACAAATGTGTAATGTGTAAAACTATATTAACAattgtttttctgatttttgtGCAGTTTCTTCATTACTTCAATTTAATATGTCACCTTACAGTGAATCAAACTCATCATGCTTGTGTTTAAGTCACCAAAAACTATTAGCAATAACAGGATTAGAGGTAATGTGTCACAGTCATTTTCAGCTATTattcttgaatttttttccaaCCTGTACCAGGTTTTCGGGAGAAATCTAAGCCATGGAGAAAAAATGCCCCCAGATCATTGGATGACCAACCAGTCGAGCCACAAGTGTTTGTTACAGGTTATCAACATTTTCTCAAATTCCTCTAATTTCctctaatatttttttaaaaatcattttcattgttttttcgACAGTGTGGAACTCGATGTTTCTTCCCATTGATGTGTTCACAGAATTGCTGAAGCCGGTGGAGATCCCATGCAACACCACTGTGACACGAAATAAAGTTGATagagcagagagaagcagcacCTCGGCTGATGCTAAAGCATCTGTTTTATCTCCAAATCTTCTGTCGGTTTCTCACCTCTCATCTCTCACACGCCTGGTGTCTGACAAGAAAATCACAGGTTGTTAAACTGCGCCTCATCCCATCTCAGTGCTCATAAATCCAGCTTGAGTTAAAGTCAGATCAACCCAAACAGAGATTACCATGGCCGACAGGAAATACTGTAATCATTTGATTCAATGttggttgaaaaaaaatgagtgatATCAAATCCTGACTATAGATCTTGTGGTGAATCATGTGGCAGATTTTGAGAATTAATTCAACAACTGCACTACTTGCACCTATGTGACATTCTCATTTAAAACCCCCCACATAGCCGTTATTTCTCTCTGCTGGATTGTGGATAATCTCACACCGTTTTAATCGAAATAATTTAATAGAATAGTTTGGGCTGACCTGCACACAGGTAAAATCTTCAaccacaagatggcagcaaaagaaaatatttctgatcgcTAAAGTAAGGTCAGAAGTTGTGCTCTTTGCCGCAGATGCCCTGACAGCAGTTCAACATTTATTGAACGTTATTGCTCAGTGTATGAAAAGtaccctgtctgtctgtctgctgtgcCTAATAGATACACTCAAAAATACTCTCATAATCCTGTCAGggctttgaaaagaaaaaagaaaaaaaaaagattaaaaaaaaaatctaaaacacaGTGCCATTTGAAAAGTCACGCGTTAtcttgaaacacaaacaaaatgagATTCATGCAGCAGTTCATTTGTCTGAGGAGTCAATGCCATAGAACTGGATATcatgaaaaaagcaaaatgtttaAGCAGCAAAAGTAAAAATACTTATAttgctctttattttctgtctttatggCAATGCACTGagcttctttttgtttgtttgtttgtttgtttatttgtttacagtCCACCTGGGTCTCCGTGTGtctttctctgctctgactgagCTTTTTGAACCTCAGCTCTTTCTGTTGAACAAACAGGTCAGTAAGTTGATATTAACACGAACGCTCCTGTGAATttagcgcgcgcacacacacacacacacacacacacacacacacacacacacacacacacacacacaaaataaagctCACTGTGGTAGTTTCCAGTTTAGTTAAACTGAAAACATATGATGAAAAAGTGACTGGAGAATTTGTTTGAATAAATGCCACACAAAGTACACACCCCCATCTAATCAATGTGGAGCTAGTCTAAAGGTCAAAGGCTGAAATCTCTGTGTTAGTTTTGGTCAGACTTTACGACTTACTGTTTTTGATCAGTAAACAATTGTGcaatcactcacacactcagtaGACAAAGCCAGTTTATTTGCACAGCACTTCAGTGACATGTCAGCCTGACAGCACCTTCAGTTCAAAAACAATCATGGGTGGATTAAAGGATTATAGTCAAGGAAAGTCAGCAGGCAGCTGATGTAGTGGAGGGCTTGAGAGTGAAAGGCACTTTTAGTTTTACACTGACTGAAGCTTCATAAAGCAGACTGAGACTGAGAGTggcttgtgttttcagtttgatgcTTGAGTCTGCCTTCTCTTTGTCTCCTATGTTCTTTACGCAGACAGGAATCTACAATACTGGAGAGGAGCGAGGACTCTTCTCCATGCGAGTAGTGAGAATAAGGAAAGTGGCCTCAGAGCGCTGAGATTTCATCATCCATAATTCATCCCTCACCTTTACTATCAAGAAATGTTCAACTATATTGTGTCATGTCTTCTTCAATGTTAGGTGAAACATATTAAGAATACCTGCTTATGTTATATGAGCTTACTGTGAGAAAACTAATAAAGATATAAGAGAATAGATGTActtcaaaaactgaaaataaagaggaaCTGGAGTAGAATTTGGATTTTAGATAAAtccaaatgtatttttcttcacaaaatttatacaggtgtgttttcaaaataatctccTCTGTTTAGTTATCCATTAAAGATTAACTTCATTATCTACAAAAAGACCGGTGTTGCATGCGGTTATTGACGGgtagccccgcccacccggCGGATCAGCCAATAGGAACGCGTGTCGAGCCTTCATCCCCGTCGTCCCCATTGGTCTGTCTCATGACCGTGAGGAAGTTTGCTCTCCGGAGGTGAGGAAGGTGGTTTGGACATGGTGAAGGGCTCAtggtaaataaaacaaacgcGCCGCCGTGATTGCTCAGGGATGGCGGACTGTCTCGAGGACGCGCTGCCCGCGGAAGACGTGGAATTTCAGAAGGTTATCGCTCAGATTGGAGGCAAAGAGAAGGTGTATTTGGTCAGTGATGCCTGCGAAGGTAAAGACGAGGACGGAGATGACTCCACAATATTGCAGGAATTCCTACGTGACATGTTCCACGACAGCAGCTTCGGGGATTGTTTACAGACCCGCGTTTCTCCGCCAAGCAGTGGCGGAAATACTGCACAGTCCCGCAGCGAGTCTGTCAGCAACGACATCTCTCTCTCCGAGAAGACCGGGGATTTGGCCGTGAGGGGCAGCGGTCCGGCTGCGGGGGGCGGCGAGGAGAAGCGCACAACGCCGAACGGGAATCCCCAGAGGACCGCGACCAGGCGCTTCAATGTTTACAGCCAGAAGAGAGCCATCAACTGCCCGGTCATCGTCTTCATCTTCAGACAGACTTTTCTCACTCAGGGTCCCAACGAGGTCTGCCTGAAAGAGATCCTTAAGGACGTGCGGGCGCGCACCAAACGTGCCACGACGGCTCGACCGGCTCTAATTGGATTAATACGCACTAAACTGGAGAGCGCCGAGACGCACGAGTGTGCCCAACTCCTGGAGAGTCTGATGCGCTCTGTGTTCCACAAGCATCCACCAGAAACGATATGGGTCGGCTGTTTCATCCCCATGGCAGATGCCACAGTGCTCAGCATCAAGAAAAACGCCTGCAAAGTTATTTGCTCATCGCAAGCAGCAGGTGTAATTACAAGGATCTCACACAAGAAACTGCAACCTACACCAAACCATAGCTGTAACCGATTTAATTTATTAAGCCCGTGCATTTTGGCTGTACTCATCTCAGAGGACACACGGTTGTTAGTAtgaaaattgaaatatatttgtcCTATTGATTTGCTAAtgttaaaatgacagaatttgTCTGAAATATAAAGTGTTACAGTGACTTTGTGGTACTTAAGATACCTTTGTTCATAGCACTAGTGTGAACTCATTGATAGTCATTATTTCAGTTGAACTTCCTGTAGGCGTCTCTGGCTACCACTGTAAAGATGTCATTAGTGTACTCTATTGGTCCATTGTGTAAGTTAGTCCATGACATTCATAAGACCACACATTTTTACTCTCATTTTTTTCCCAGGCTGGGCTGTAAAAGCTTGGGAACAAAGAGACCATTCATGAAACAATCAAGCCCCTAGATAAACTGCCAAATTGTTGAACGCCTATTATTCCCTTTCAGATGATACCAGGGACAGAACCAACGCGTTTTTGTGGCCATTCCAATGTTGGTTCAAGTCTCAgagaagaggagctggagaccAGGCCAACAACTCTTCAAGCAATAAAGGTATTAGTGCCCTCCCTAAAGTTTCCTCCTAACATGGATTCATCTGTACATCAAGCCTCCACTCGCAAAAACCTTGGTGCTTAAACATCTCAACAATAGAGTTAAGATAATATTGACTTTAAGTTGTATTGctttaactatttttttttcaggtgacAGTATAGAAGAAGGCATCCCTTTAAAAACCAGTGCCTTAACTGCAGAGCCTCTTGTGAATGGACAACAAGCAGAAACCACCTGATGTTGAGACACACGCAGGCCTGCAACGGTGGACCATCACGTTTTTACTCTGAAAAGATTATAGGAGCTGCTCGGCCTTACCAAATGCTAAAAGTTTGTAAACGTAGTTTCTTCTGCTGAACTAATATCTTGAGAAATAGTCAAACCTGCTGCGATGTTGCTCATATACTGTCCTTAACAATGAAGGTTAGAAATGAAGGGATTTTAATTGTGCTGTAGACTGATACTGGGTTTTAtactgctgctttttaaagagACACTGATagaaacttgaatttttcaACTTGTTAAAATTGCATTGTGATGACTGCAGGGTAGTGATTCGTGGCTCGGCTCGAGTAGTTCTTTCACATGAAGTATTGTAATCTACGGGACTGGATtaccaagacaaataaatgaCCACGACTCGAATAATCCCTCGGTCACTCTGTACCAGTTGTTTTGTGCTAATTGGATACAAGGTTTATCTAAGATTAAACACGTCTAAAGCACAATATCTTCTGACATATAAAGGGTCTGAGTTTGGGCCAAGCTTTATTACTACACTcgatagtaaaaaaaaaaaaaaaaagggattttgtGTAATGCTGAAATCATTTGAAGCCACACATAAAGTCAGTTTTCAGATttggtgtgttttgtatttcttgCTGTTTTGTTGAAATGTCACTCAGATGAAATTTGGCCAGATGGTATAATTTACTTGCAAAAATGTATATACTGCACCTCAAACAGGAAAGGCAATAGAAAAATTTAGTTTCAAacaatagtcttttttttttgttctattttaatTCTCACTTATTTTGGGATTGTGTACTGTTGACACATATCtgtttatattaaaaaatgacaataaaaagagaCAACTAGTCACTGTGGGTGTATTTATGTGAGCCAgccaacaggtttttttttttttaatctcaaataaacacaaatgtgtctgtgtgcagcTCTGTCAAATATATACTTAACAcctatttttttccatctgaatATAGAAAAGTCTGAAATAAAGGGCACCTGCAGGGGTTCCAGCTATGAAACtacatgtatttgtttttaaagtacAAAGAAAGCTTTCAGCATTTATTAGAAATCTTTACACCAACAAGAGAACTACATTTTACATTGAAATATTTCTAAATCAACACCATATGAATGGAAACGTGTTGATGTTTTGAATCTGTTCTGCCACGAATTATGTTGTATTCTTTTTAGGCCTTGTGATTCCCAGTTCTCTTTTATCACTCACTGATAACAGAACCTTTTCTCCATTGTCAAGGCCAGCTCTCTTGTCATTGTTTAGAGTGTTAGTTTTTTGAAGTTGAGCATTGCTTGATTGAAACAAAGCAATTACCACTTCAGTGAGTCATTCATTCAAGGGTTTCAAACAGATATTACTCTTCGTGAAAATTCTGTTCCATCTCTGCATACATCTAGAACTAACATTCAGGAAACTTATTTTGAGTTTTAGTACCAGGATGAGAGCCTCATCATTactttgttttccatttgttttggtttattgtAAAACCCTATGTTTTACTTGGGCCAACTGAAAGTTCGCAGCATGGGTTATCATAGAAATCCTTCTAATAACAAATGTTAAATTACCAAATATATAATGACTGAAGAAAGTTCATGTTAAGTTTAAAGGACCTGTTGGGTGCCAGAAAAAAGCTTGCATGTATTTCTGCACTTTGCAGTAAGACAAAAAATTACCAATCACAACAGGTGGCACATGATGCCTTTTTTATTTATAGAAATTCAATGTATGGATGTTGTGTGATGATGAAAGGCTTCTGCGTCTTGGTGTCACAGTTACATTTGACATGATTAAAATTCACCCGACATGTCCTTGGACTTATTTATAGCTTTGATATGCAACCAGCTTTGGAATTTCTTGGAGAAATGATATTATTATTTGAACATCTCTGACTTCACACATCACTTCTCAAAGCTGTATGGTTTATTGTGATGCAAGAATTTAAGGACAATTCTACAAGATGTAACTGTAAGGACAAGAAACACATTCAGATCATTAACTAATGGTGTGTCTGTAAGGTTGCAGGTCCACTATTGATTAAATTGAGAGACAattaatctctctctctgtctctctctctctctctctctctctctcacacacacacacacacacacacacacacgcacacgcgcagtcttgtatttctatccttgtggggaccgtccattgattCCCATTCATGTcaagcccctaaccctgacccttaccctaaccctaacccacaccacaacaaagcctaaccctaaagaaatgtttttgcacttttacttttttcagtaacaacaacatggtcaagaaaacactgtttctcctacttaggaccggaaaaaggtccccacaaggcacgtcgttccacgttttgctatccttgtggggacatttggccccgacaaggatagaaatacaagaacgcacacacgcacacactctttCATCCCCacgactgcagctgcagcaaggTGACATCTGGACACCAGTGGTTTGTATTTCTAACTTGGAAAACTAAAATGCAATTCACTTTATTAccctataaaacattttttgccTATGTCCCTATAAATATCACACTAAGGGCTATAACCCATCTTTCTGTATTAATTTTTTATATGCATGTCCGCTATATGTGCTTTTATTGTTAATGTCATAATATTATAATAGCACATTTTACAATTATTTGTGTATTACTAATGTCTTATAGTACAACATAATTTCAATAAGTTAAAAGAGATGTTGTCCACAGTGTCCACTTCAATTTGCAAGAGACCCTCCTCTCGCAATGCGATGTCCCCAGGACAAAACTGGGTCTTAAAAAGCAGTTTGTCAGACCACtgcataaaaaaataacagatgcTACCA
The window above is part of the Salarias fasciatus chromosome 23, fSalaFa1.1, whole genome shotgun sequence genome. Proteins encoded here:
- the LOC115381735 gene encoding uncharacterized protein LOC115381735, which produces MADCLEDALPAEDVEFQKVIAQIGGKEKVYLVSDACEGKDEDGDDSTILQEFLRDMFHDSSFGDCLQTRVSPPSSGGNTAQSRSESVSNDISLSEKTGDLAVRGSGPAAGGGEEKRTTPNGNPQRTATRRFNVYSQKRAINCPVIVFIFRQTFLTQGPNEVCLKEILKDVRARTKRATTARPALIGLIRTKLESAETHECAQLLESLMRSVFHKHPPETIWVGCFIPMADATVLSIKKNACKVICSSQAADDTRDRTNAFLWPFQCWFKSQRRGAGDQANNSSSNKGDSIEEGIPLKTSALTAEPLVNGQQAETT